One Thermodesulfatator atlanticus DSM 21156 DNA window includes the following coding sequences:
- a CDS encoding DUF3108 domain-containing protein: MRNLTLLFSFLLFFILCASFSWAESKVFNYDVSWLGIPAGKIKITVKQRDGRTKLIAKARTIGLVRVLLPFESTWTTWLDKNGYPRRSRILRIERGKKTLKEYIYDQQNGVVEKYRNGKHEKTIKLKKYPVHDELSAFYASMGLCFKAPGEEKSLLIFAKNKANEARLKYLKDEKEKTPCGRLKAKKIAVTFGFQSELIERSKKALLWVAQNMVVKGEGKLTLGHITAKLSNCPSKEEKSK; encoded by the coding sequence GTGAGAAATTTAACGCTACTCTTTAGTTTTCTTTTGTTTTTTATTCTGTGTGCTTCGTTTTCCTGGGCAGAAAGCAAAGTCTTTAACTATGACGTTTCCTGGCTGGGAATCCCCGCAGGTAAAATTAAAATAACTGTCAAGCAAAGAGACGGGCGCACCAAACTCATTGCCAAGGCCAGGACCATAGGTTTAGTAAGGGTATTGCTCCCTTTTGAATCAACCTGGACCACCTGGCTGGATAAAAATGGCTATCCGCGAAGGAGTCGTATTTTACGGATAGAACGTGGCAAAAAGACCCTGAAAGAATACATTTACGACCAACAAAACGGTGTGGTAGAAAAATACCGCAACGGCAAACATGAAAAGACCATCAAGCTAAAAAAATATCCGGTGCATGACGAGCTTTCGGCGTTTTACGCCTCCATGGGGCTTTGTTTTAAGGCCCCTGGAGAAGAAAAAAGTCTTTTGATTTTTGCCAAAAACAAGGCCAATGAAGCGCGGCTCAAATATTTAAAAGACGAAAAAGAAAAAACCCCATGTGGCAGGCTAAAGGCAAAAAAGATAGCCGTTACCTTTGGTTTTCAAAGTGAGCTTATCGAACGCTCTAAAAAAGCCTTGCTCTGGGTGGCTCAAAATATGGTAGTAAAAGGAGAAGGCAAACTAACCCTTGGCCATATCACGGCCAAGCTTTCGAATTGTCCATCAAAGGAGGAGAAAAGCAAATGA
- the coaD gene encoding pantetheine-phosphate adenylyltransferase, giving the protein MEKPSLAIYPGAFDPITYGHIDLVKRALRIFDRLIVAIGENPAKKPLFSVEERLEMIREALDDYEFCDRVEVASFPGLLVDFAREKGASVIVRGLRAVSDFEYEFQLALMNRKLNRQIDTIFLMPGFRWFYISSTIVKEAARFGGDVSDLVPPNVKEKLREKFNATL; this is encoded by the coding sequence ATGGAAAAGCCATCGCTTGCTATTTATCCGGGCGCGTTTGACCCCATCACTTACGGCCACATTGACCTGGTAAAAAGGGCTTTGCGCATCTTTGACCGCTTAATCGTAGCCATCGGAGAAAACCCTGCGAAAAAACCTCTTTTTTCCGTGGAAGAACGCCTGGAAATGATCAGGGAAGCCCTGGATGATTATGAGTTTTGCGACAGGGTTGAGGTGGCAAGCTTTCCTGGTCTTTTGGTGGATTTTGCCAGAGAAAAAGGGGCCTCGGTTATCGTAAGGGGGCTTCGTGCGGTCTCTGATTTTGAATATGAATTCCAGCTGGCCCTGATGAACCGTAAGCTGAACCGCCAGATAGATACCATCTTTCTTATGCCTGGTTTCAGGTGGTTTTATATCAGTTCTACCATCGTCAAGGAAGCAGCGCGTTTTGGCGGAGACGTATCTGATCTTGTTCCTCCAAACGTAAAGGAGAAACTGCGTGAGAAATTTAACGCTACTCTTTAG
- a CDS encoding LapA family protein: MEIYLILAAVLGIFIAVFAIQNAAPVTVKFLVWQFESSLAVLIIIAILAGMLLVLLISIPGRIKRRKELFDKQRKIRELEKKLKELEKAQTNQSTQEAAK; this comes from the coding sequence ATGGAAATTTACCTTATTTTGGCTGCGGTCCTGGGAATCTTTATTGCAGTTTTTGCCATCCAAAACGCAGCGCCTGTAACGGTAAAGTTCCTTGTCTGGCAGTTTGAAAGTTCGCTGGCTGTTTTGATAATCATTGCCATATTGGCCGGTATGTTACTGGTACTCCTTATCTCCATCCCTGGAAGGATTAAAAGGCGTAAAGAGCTTTTTGATAAACAGCGAAAAATCCGCGAACTCGAAAAAAAACTAAAAGAACTTGAAAAGGCCCAGACAAACCAATCCACCCAGGAGGCCGCTAAGTGA
- a CDS encoding phosphate-starvation-inducible PsiE family protein, which yields MKTTKKKSVLFDFYDRIEIGLYTLLILSLVLAVIFIFFEIFTSWWHYLKEGHPIYFVFFVLDRALLALMLLEILHTIKITLKGSIKLAIEPFLMIGIIASVRRILVLSVEIAHPPEGKVVTETIFKHYMLETALLIVLILSFVAGIIILRRCFSTGTGVK from the coding sequence ATGAAAACGACAAAAAAGAAATCAGTTCTATTTGATTTTTACGATCGTATCGAAATAGGGCTTTATACCCTTCTTATTCTTTCGCTGGTTTTAGCGGTTATTTTTATCTTTTTTGAGATTTTTACCTCATGGTGGCACTATTTAAAGGAAGGGCACCCCATCTACTTTGTTTTTTTCGTATTGGATAGAGCCCTTTTGGCCTTGATGCTCCTTGAAATACTTCACACCATCAAAATTACCCTTAAAGGCTCGATTAAACTTGCCATAGAACCTTTCTTGATGATCGGTATCATTGCTTCTGTGCGGAGAATATTGGTTCTTTCGGTAGAAATCGCCCATCCACCAGAAGGAAAAGTTGTAACAGAGACTATTTTTAAACATTATATGCTTGAGACGGCTCTTCTTATTGTTTTGATTCTTTCTTTTGTGGCGGGTATTATTATTCTGAGACGCTGCTTTAGTACAGGCACTGGAGTAAAATAG
- a CDS encoding DUF1015 domain-containing protein translates to MNEIKPFYGWRYNSKKVPLEEVLAPPYDVVSPEEHRAYLQKNPYNVFHLELGEILASDNEDENRYTRAKALWDKWRKENVLVREKSPSVYLYRLKFSWEGKVFVRKGFISLVRLAPWEEKKILPHEKTFDKVTEDRLKLLRATCAQFSQIFCLYHDQKLESISALESKASPLLQVKDPDGFTHELLQVSDPEVIACVQEVIGKGPLYIADGHHRYTTALRFMREMEKIYGSTPPRCFHYMMMYLCPFEEPGLLVLPTHRLLNLPFSFEEIAQKLSSWGDLEEVSIAQEKLSAYLEDLKPYQFILVYEDRLLLFTLAPNLREKLSQVFPKEVASLPVAIFTWVMKEALGVDEAALKTQGKAFFMPWTSRIIENASGGKFGFLLAPTPVLALEKVANAGTVMPHKSTYFHPKILTGMVFFEISPDKGPPC, encoded by the coding sequence ATGAATGAGATAAAACCATTTTATGGCTGGCGTTACAATAGCAAAAAGGTCCCACTTGAGGAGGTCCTTGCCCCTCCTTACGACGTGGTCTCTCCAGAAGAACACAGGGCCTATCTCCAGAAAAATCCTTACAACGTCTTTCATCTGGAGCTTGGAGAAATTTTGGCCTCTGACAATGAAGACGAAAACCGCTATACCAGGGCCAAAGCCCTATGGGATAAATGGCGCAAAGAAAATGTCCTTGTCCGTGAGAAAAGCCCTTCGGTATATCTTTATCGCCTTAAGTTTTCCTGGGAAGGGAAGGTTTTTGTCCGCAAAGGTTTTATCAGTCTTGTGCGCTTAGCGCCCTGGGAGGAGAAAAAGATCCTTCCCCATGAAAAAACCTTTGACAAAGTCACCGAAGACAGGCTTAAGCTTTTGCGTGCTACTTGTGCCCAGTTTAGCCAGATTTTTTGTCTTTATCACGACCAAAAGCTAGAAAGTATCTCTGCCCTTGAAAGCAAGGCTTCTCCTCTTTTACAGGTTAAAGACCCCGATGGATTTACCCATGAACTTTTGCAAGTATCTGACCCTGAGGTAATTGCCTGCGTGCAGGAAGTCATCGGCAAGGGGCCGCTTTATATTGCCGATGGCCATCATCGCTATACCACGGCGCTTCGCTTTATGCGCGAAATGGAAAAAATTTATGGCTCCACTCCGCCCCGGTGTTTCCACTACATGATGATGTATCTTTGCCCTTTTGAAGAGCCCGGGCTTTTGGTGCTTCCAACACACCGCTTGCTTAATTTGCCGTTTAGCTTTGAAGAGATTGCTCAAAAGCTTTCCTCATGGGGAGATTTGGAGGAAGTCTCCATTGCTCAAGAAAAATTAAGTGCTTATTTAGAAGACCTTAAGCCTTATCAATTTATCCTGGTTTATGAGGACCGCCTTTTGCTTTTTACCCTGGCCCCAAATTTAAGGGAAAAACTTTCCCAGGTATTTCCAAAAGAAGTAGCAAGTCTTCCGGTTGCTATTTTCACGTGGGTGATGAAAGAAGCCTTAGGAGTTGACGAAGCCGCGCTTAAAACCCAGGGGAAGGCATTTTTTATGCCCTGGACTTCCCGTATTATAGAAAACGCCTCTGGTGGGAAATTTGGCTTCCTTTTGGCGCCAACACCTGTTTTAGCCCTTGAAAAAGTCGCCAATGCTGGCACGGTAATGCCGCACAAATCAACTTATTTTCACCCCAAAATCCTTACCGGCATGGTCTTTTTTGAAATCTCACCTGATAAGGGCCCGCCCTGTTAA
- a CDS encoding histidine phosphatase family protein, whose translation MKPTRLILIRHGKVSGRPGVLYSQHDIPLAPEGIRQSELLVKNLEKLPLAAVYASDLSRAKYPAELLAQKKDLPLIVRKELREIDFGAWSGKSYDELLKIPAFQERLKDPSKIKPPQGETLKDLRERALSVIKEACEKFSGENVVFFTHGGLLRVVILWALGASLKNFFRLQIDYGAINLIDFYTEDPLVRLVNAPYDLDPEKLNSNSWLV comes from the coding sequence ATGAAGCCTACACGGCTTATCTTGATACGCCACGGAAAAGTTAGCGGCCGCCCAGGGGTCCTTTACAGCCAGCATGATATTCCGCTTGCCCCTGAAGGCATAAGGCAAAGCGAATTACTTGTAAAAAACCTGGAAAAGTTGCCCCTTGCTGCGGTTTACGCAAGTGACCTCTCACGGGCCAAATACCCCGCCGAACTGCTGGCCCAGAAAAAAGACCTTCCCCTAATTGTCCGTAAAGAGCTACGCGAAATTGATTTTGGAGCCTGGTCAGGCAAGTCTTACGATGAGCTTTTAAAGATTCCAGCTTTTCAAGAAAGGCTTAAGGACCCAAGCAAGATAAAACCTCCTCAAGGTGAAACTTTAAAAGACTTAAGGGAAAGGGCCCTTTCAGTGATTAAAGAGGCATGCGAGAAGTTTTCCGGTGAAAACGTTGTTTTTTTTACCCACGGCGGCCTGCTACGGGTGGTAATCCTTTGGGCGCTTGGGGCTTCCCTTAAAAATTTCTTCCGTCTTCAGATTGACTACGGCGCCATCAATCTTATTGATTTTTATACGGAAGATCCTCTGGTTCGTCTGGTCAATGCCCCTTACGATCTAGACCCTGAAAAATTAAATAGTAATTCCTGGCTGGTCTAA
- the hrcA gene encoding heat-inducible transcriptional repressor HrcA: protein MFEAFELSERYRQVLTIVVEDYIRHAEPVGSRTVSKRLRPPLSPATVRNIMADLEELGFLTQPHVSAGRIPTEEGFRYYVENLLEAEPLPENIRERIELAFASEEIEDLSELLRLASKLLTQMTGFPSVVSAPKIGTERLLKIDFVFLGRGLVLVVAVTEGGIVVNRLLKVPRSVTQKSLERLAEYLNYKLPRLTLEEARDELLKEIEAERKFLEKLFAELEEEEKEKTEPIVEGLSKLLDIPEFKDVNRLKELLAAFEEKNIFLKVIERCLGSHGVQVLIGSETGLGSPRNLSAVASPYGKNHPMGGLAVIGPIRMDYSKVVPVVDYTSKIVSHLLDKFIPRT, encoded by the coding sequence ATGTTTGAAGCATTCGAACTGTCAGAAAGATACCGCCAGGTCCTTACCATTGTGGTGGAAGACTACATCCGCCACGCTGAGCCTGTGGGCTCGCGCACGGTCTCAAAGCGCCTTAGGCCTCCTCTTTCGCCGGCCACCGTACGCAACATCATGGCGGATCTCGAAGAACTGGGCTTCTTAACCCAGCCCCATGTCTCTGCCGGGCGCATCCCCACAGAAGAAGGCTTTCGCTACTACGTAGAAAACTTGCTTGAAGCCGAGCCCTTGCCTGAAAACATCCGCGAACGCATCGAATTAGCCTTTGCAAGCGAAGAAATCGAAGATTTATCAGAATTATTGCGTCTGGCCTCAAAACTTCTCACCCAGATGACGGGTTTTCCTTCAGTGGTTTCTGCCCCCAAAATCGGGACCGAACGGCTCCTCAAGATTGACTTTGTCTTCCTGGGCAGAGGCCTTGTGCTGGTGGTGGCAGTGACCGAAGGTGGCATTGTGGTTAACCGCCTGCTCAAGGTACCGCGAAGTGTCACGCAAAAATCTCTTGAGCGTCTAGCTGAATACCTGAACTACAAGTTGCCCAGGCTCACCCTTGAAGAAGCAAGGGACGAACTCCTAAAAGAAATCGAAGCTGAGCGCAAGTTCTTAGAGAAGCTATTTGCCGAACTCGAAGAAGAAGAGAAAGAAAAAACAGAACCTATTGTCGAGGGGCTTTCAAAACTCCTTGATATTCCTGAGTTCAAAGACGTAAACCGCCTGAAAGAATTGCTAGCTGCCTTTGAAGAAAAAAATATTTTCCTCAAAGTTATTGAACGTTGCCTGGGCAGCCACGGAGTACAGGTGCTTATTGGCTCTGAAACAGGGCTTGGCAGCCCCCGCAACTTAAGCGCCGTGGCCTCTCCTTATGGGAAAAATCACCCCATGGGTGGCCTTGCAGTTATCGGCCCTATCCGTATGGATTACTCCAAAGTGGTCCCGGTTGTTGACTATACTTCAAAGATTGTCTCCCACCTTCTGGACAAGTTTATCCCGCGTACTTAA
- the dnaK gene encoding molecular chaperone DnaK → MSEKNTKPFGIDLGTTNSCMAIYEAGEPKVIPNQEGTRTTPSVVAFLEDGQILVGQLAKRQAITNAENTIFGIKRLMGRKFKDPVVQEWAKRVPYKIVEAPNGDAHVEVRGKRYSPPEISAMILRKLKEDAKEYLGSDVTEAVITVPAYFDDSQRQATKDAGRIAGLNVQRIINEPTAACLAYGLDKKKEGTVAVFDLGGGTFDISILEIGEGVFEVKATSGDTFLGGEDFDMRLVDYIAEEFKKEHGIDLRQDRMALQRLKEAAEKAKIELSTVQETEINLPFITADASGPKHLVMKITRAKLESLVQDLLDRLEEPCRVAMKDAGITPQDIDEVLLVGGMTRMPAVQRKVKEIFGKEPVKGVNPDEVVAMGAAIQAGVLKGEVKDVLLLDVTPLSLGIETLGGVFTPIIPRGTTIPTRKSQIFTTAADNQTSVTIHVLQGERPMAKDNKSIARFELVGIPPAPRGVPQIEVTFDIDADGILHVTAKDLATGKEQSVVVKPSSGLTEEEIERMIKEAEMHAEEDRRRKELIEARNQADSIIYSVEKSLSELGDKVPEDLKKEIQDKIANLRQVMEGEDIDAIRKATEELTQASYRLAEMAYKQAQAGQAGAGGAGTTGGTSSASGSSGEGKSGGDDVIDADFEEMK, encoded by the coding sequence ATGAGTGAAAAAAACACAAAACCTTTTGGTATTGACCTGGGAACCACCAACTCCTGCATGGCTATTTATGAAGCAGGAGAACCCAAAGTTATTCCTAACCAGGAAGGTACACGCACTACGCCTTCGGTGGTAGCGTTTCTTGAAGACGGGCAAATTCTCGTGGGCCAGCTTGCCAAACGCCAGGCCATCACCAACGCAGAAAACACCATTTTTGGCATCAAGCGTCTGATGGGGCGCAAGTTCAAAGATCCTGTGGTTCAGGAGTGGGCTAAACGCGTGCCTTATAAAATTGTCGAAGCTCCCAATGGAGACGCCCACGTTGAAGTGCGCGGTAAACGTTACAGCCCCCCTGAGATCTCTGCCATGATTCTGCGCAAGCTCAAAGAAGACGCCAAGGAATATCTTGGCTCTGATGTAACCGAAGCCGTTATTACAGTACCGGCTTATTTTGACGATTCTCAGCGCCAGGCTACCAAAGACGCTGGCCGCATTGCTGGCCTAAACGTGCAGCGCATTATCAATGAACCCACGGCAGCTTGCTTAGCCTACGGGCTTGACAAGAAAAAAGAAGGCACCGTAGCGGTCTTTGACCTTGGTGGTGGAACTTTCGACATCTCTATTCTTGAAATCGGCGAAGGTGTTTTTGAGGTTAAGGCCACCTCTGGTGACACCTTCCTTGGTGGCGAAGACTTTGACATGCGCCTGGTAGATTACATTGCCGAAGAATTCAAAAAAGAACACGGCATTGACCTTCGCCAGGACCGTATGGCGCTTCAGCGTCTGAAAGAAGCTGCGGAAAAGGCTAAGATCGAACTTTCTACCGTACAGGAAACCGAAATCAACCTGCCTTTTATTACCGCAGATGCCAGCGGTCCGAAGCACTTAGTGATGAAAATCACCCGCGCCAAGCTTGAAAGCCTGGTGCAAGACCTTCTTGACCGTTTAGAAGAACCCTGCCGGGTTGCCATGAAAGATGCAGGCATCACCCCGCAAGATATCGACGAAGTTCTTTTGGTTGGTGGCATGACCCGTATGCCTGCGGTGCAACGCAAGGTTAAAGAAATCTTCGGCAAAGAACCTGTAAAAGGAGTCAACCCTGACGAAGTCGTAGCTATGGGGGCGGCCATCCAGGCAGGAGTGCTTAAGGGCGAAGTAAAAGACGTGTTGCTGCTTGACGTAACCCCACTTTCCCTTGGTATCGAAACCCTAGGTGGTGTATTTACCCCTATTATTCCGCGTGGGACCACTATTCCTACGCGCAAGAGCCAGATCTTTACCACGGCTGCGGATAACCAGACCTCGGTTACCATCCACGTGCTTCAGGGTGAGCGCCCCATGGCCAAAGACAACAAGAGCATTGCGCGCTTTGAGCTTGTAGGGATTCCTCCGGCACCGCGTGGGGTACCCCAGATCGAAGTTACCTTTGACATCGACGCCGACGGCATCCTGCACGTAACTGCCAAAGACCTCGCTACCGGGAAAGAACAATCTGTGGTGGTGAAGCCGTCTTCTGGTCTCACTGAAGAAGAAATCGAAAGGATGATCAAAGAAGCTGAAATGCACGCAGAAGAAGACCGCCGTCGTAAAGAACTTATCGAAGCGCGCAACCAGGCCGACAGCATTATCTACTCGGTTGAAAAGTCCCTTTCTGAACTCGGCGATAAAGTGCCTGAGGACTTAAAGAAAGAGATTCAGGACAAGATTGCCAACCTCCGTCAGGTAATGGAAGGAGAAGATATCGACGCTATCCGCAAGGCCACCGAAGAACTCACCCAAGCCTCCTACCGCCTGGCAGAAATGGCTTACAAACAGGCTCAGGCTGGCCAGGCTGGAGCTGGCGGAGCAGGCACTACCGGAGGAACTAGCAGTGCTTCTGGATCCTCTGGTGAGGGCAAATCCGGTGGCGATGACGTAATTGATGCTGATTTTGAAGAGATGAAGTAA
- a CDS encoding class II aldolase/adducin family protein: MRFPRTAVAEFARKACEAGLMVGSEGNISVRVKDRVYVTPSGVLKNELKPENIVVVDLEGNILEGRKPTTELKMHLALYAKRQDISAIIHAHPVYTLALDMAGEDFSKPYLAEMPLLLGEIGHIPYVPPGTPAVGEALSQESEGKNVFVLKRHGAVTLGKNLEEALNLMLVLEKVAKVIFLAKNLAQDIKPLEKF; the protein is encoded by the coding sequence ATGAGGTTCCCACGCACCGCCGTAGCTGAATTTGCCCGTAAGGCCTGCGAGGCAGGACTAATGGTAGGCTCAGAAGGCAATATCTCGGTAAGGGTAAAAGATCGTGTCTATGTCACGCCTTCTGGAGTATTGAAAAATGAACTCAAGCCAGAAAATATCGTGGTGGTTGACCTTGAAGGGAACATCCTTGAGGGACGCAAGCCCACCACAGAGTTAAAGATGCACCTTGCCCTTTACGCCAAAAGGCAAGATATCTCCGCGATCATACATGCCCATCCTGTTTACACCCTTGCCCTTGATATGGCAGGGGAAGACTTCTCCAAGCCATATCTAGCTGAAATGCCGCTACTTCTTGGCGAAATAGGCCATATTCCTTATGTCCCGCCTGGCACCCCAGCCGTGGGAGAAGCCCTTTCTCAAGAGTCCGAAGGTAAAAACGTTTTTGTACTCAAGAGACATGGTGCGGTAACCCTTGGCAAAAACCTTGAGGAAGCCTTAAACCTCATGCTGGTTCTTGAAAAAGTCGCCAAGGTGATCTTTTTGGCCAAAAATCTTGCTCAAGATATCAAGCCGCTTGAGAAGTTTTAG
- the rsmD gene encoding 16S rRNA (guanine(966)-N(2))-methyltransferase RsmD, with protein sequence MRITSGKYRGRILKAPKTRNIRPMMDKVRKALFDSLGPSVQEAKVLDLFCGTGALGIEALSRGAKNVVFVDKSGESLALTKENLARLGETRAEIYRLNLPKDLDKLTHLAPFDLIFITPPYGTGLALKTLQKIEPLLAKHGKVVVEDEIGVDFPEEMGSLTKHREKCYGQTKLAFYGR encoded by the coding sequence ATGCGTATAACTTCTGGGAAATATCGCGGCCGTATCCTTAAGGCCCCCAAGACCAGAAACATCCGCCCCATGATGGATAAGGTACGTAAGGCCCTTTTTGACTCTTTGGGGCCTTCTGTACAGGAGGCAAAAGTGCTTGACCTTTTTTGTGGCACAGGAGCCCTGGGAATAGAAGCCCTCTCACGTGGAGCCAAAAACGTTGTTTTTGTCGACAAAAGTGGAGAATCACTTGCCCTTACCAAAGAAAACCTTGCTCGTTTGGGTGAAACTCGTGCTGAGATTTACCGCCTAAATCTCCCCAAAGACCTGGATAAATTAACCCACCTTGCTCCCTTTGATCTGATTTTCATCACGCCCCCTTATGGCACAGGACTTGCTCTGAAAACATTGCAGAAAATAGAACCGCTTTTGGCAAAACACGGAAAAGTGGTAGTGGAAGACGAAATAGGAGTTGATTTTCCCGAAGAAATGGGTTCTTTAACCAAGCACAGGGAAAAATGCTACGGACAGACCAAGCTAGCTTTTTACGGGAGGTAA
- a CDS encoding DUF948 domain-containing protein, with protein sequence MDWHEGLYLAGIVAAAFFVVLVIFLLSFIGRLKQTLDNLDRSLSDTLAILRDLELEVKPVLSSANQTLDNASALAKRIDSLAEEVSVLPPAVKEILKTFNEIFTDLSDELRETLKKVNALLDETTGRMQREVPEVLEEVDKLIQQLNGIVEDIKAKIDKTEQLFEAVEETGRATKVIAEVISKNVAEAAIEVAAVAKGLQVALKTFKKRLPGGEIA encoded by the coding sequence ATGGACTGGCATGAGGGCCTTTATCTCGCCGGAATTGTAGCCGCGGCCTTTTTTGTAGTACTTGTGATTTTTTTGTTAAGCTTTATCGGACGCCTCAAGCAAACCTTAGATAACCTTGATCGTAGTTTATCTGACACTCTTGCCATCTTGAGAGACTTAGAGCTTGAGGTCAAGCCTGTGCTTTCCTCGGCCAATCAAACCCTTGACAATGCAAGTGCCCTTGCCAAACGAATCGATTCTCTGGCAGAAGAAGTTTCTGTTTTACCGCCTGCGGTTAAAGAAATTTTAAAGACATTTAACGAAATTTTCACAGACCTTTCGGACGAACTAAGGGAAACCCTTAAAAAGGTAAATGCGTTGCTTGACGAGACCACCGGGCGCATGCAAAGGGAAGTGCCCGAGGTCCTTGAAGAAGTGGACAAGCTTATTCAACAACTCAACGGCATCGTAGAAGATATTAAGGCCAAGATTGACAAAACCGAACAGTTATTTGAGGCGGTTGAAGAAACTGGCCGTGCTACGAAAGTTATCGCTGAGGTAATATCTAAAAACGTAGCCGAGGCTGCCATTGAAGTAGCCGCAGTGGCTAAAGGGCTCCAGGTAGCCCTTAAAACCTTTAAGAAAAGATTACCAGGAGGTGAAATAGCATGA
- a CDS encoding YkgJ family cysteine cluster protein translates to MIGLMPVKLDVALEEKKLLLKGLYEVFEEEAGKFSFVCEPGCADCCTVNVLATGIEALNLLDSLSSEEKKRWQDRLKPYQGKERLRPKVTPNEMAALYMAGKEPPLDEGFCFEPCPFLDTKGLCQIYEMRPLSCRTFFSLKRCREEGEAVVPPEFFSLTMVFMQLLEEIDLAGLYGNYIDLLLFFFEKEGKNPEELVIPPELLANREAPDFAIPPQHEDYLRPILGRLYRHPVKDKTFKDLLDEVKEKIKPKEALSFLGEAFS, encoded by the coding sequence GTGATCGGTTTAATGCCTGTTAAACTAGACGTAGCCCTTGAAGAAAAAAAGCTCCTCTTAAAAGGACTTTACGAAGTTTTTGAAGAAGAGGCCGGTAAATTTTCTTTTGTTTGTGAGCCAGGGTGTGCAGATTGTTGCACGGTAAATGTTCTCGCCACCGGCATAGAAGCCCTTAACCTATTAGACTCGCTTTCTTCAGAAGAAAAAAAGCGCTGGCAGGATAGGCTTAAGCCTTATCAGGGAAAGGAACGTTTGCGCCCGAAGGTAACCCCCAATGAAATGGCTGCCCTTTATATGGCTGGCAAGGAGCCTCCACTTGATGAAGGCTTTTGCTTTGAGCCCTGTCCCTTTCTTGATACCAAAGGCCTTTGCCAAATTTATGAAATGAGGCCGCTTTCTTGTCGTACTTTTTTTTCGCTTAAACGCTGTCGCGAAGAAGGTGAGGCCGTGGTGCCCCCGGAGTTTTTTTCTCTTACCATGGTATTTATGCAGCTTCTTGAAGAAATAGACCTTGCCGGCCTCTACGGCAATTATATCGACCTCTTGCTCTTTTTCTTCGAAAAAGAAGGTAAAAACCCTGAAGAACTCGTTATCCCCCCGGAGCTTTTGGCTAATCGCGAAGCACCGGATTTTGCCATCCCGCCCCAACACGAAGATTACCTCAGGCCTATTTTGGGGAGGCTTTATCGCCACCCTGTAAAGGACAAGACCTTCAAAGACTTGCTTGATGAAGTGAAAGAAAAAATTAAGCCTAAAGAGGCCTTGAGTTTCCTTGGAGAAGCTTTTTCATGA
- the grpE gene encoding nucleotide exchange factor GrpE: MEGKVYHLYRGGVPAKKTEEGTIDMEAEKQEKAQEAYPESREELIELIKKKEQEAKEYKEMMLRYAAEVENLKKSFKREKEEYFKYALETFMKELLPFVDNLERALEAAKQSQDVKALIEGIELTLKGLLQTLEKFGLKQFEVAIGEAFQPEIHEALTVEETHEHPEGAVVRTFQKGYTLHERVIRPALVAVAKKPADKQTNENKTPGSGEN, from the coding sequence ATGGAAGGGAAGGTTTACCACCTCTATCGTGGTGGTGTGCCAGCGAAAAAAACCGAGGAGGGAACTATAGATATGGAAGCAGAAAAACAGGAAAAGGCTCAGGAAGCTTACCCTGAAAGCCGTGAAGAACTAATCGAACTCATCAAAAAGAAAGAACAAGAAGCCAAAGAATACAAGGAAATGATGCTGCGTTACGCAGCAGAGGTAGAAAACCTTAAAAAAAGCTTTAAGCGCGAGAAAGAAGAATACTTCAAATATGCCCTGGAAACTTTCATGAAAGAACTTTTGCCCTTTGTGGATAACTTAGAAAGGGCCCTTGAGGCCGCAAAACAAAGCCAAGATGTAAAGGCCCTTATAGAGGGTATTGAACTGACCCTTAAAGGGCTTTTGCAAACCCTTGAAAAATTCGGTCTAAAACAATTCGAAGTTGCTATTGGTGAGGCTTTTCAGCCTGAGATCCATGAGGCCTTAACCGTGGAAGAAACCCATGAACACCCTGAAGGTGCGGTAGTTCGCACCTTCCAGAAGGGTTATACCCTTCATGAAAGGGTGATTCGCCCGGCTTTAGTGGCAGTGGCCAAAAAGCCGGCAGATAAACAAACTAACGAAAACAAAACGCCAGGTAGCGGCGAAAACTAA